Proteins encoded in a region of the Aptenodytes patagonicus chromosome Z, bAptPat1.pri.cur, whole genome shotgun sequence genome:
- the LOC143172552 gene encoding alpha-ketoglutarate dehydrogenase component 4-like, with the protein MGSKMAAATRVVQVVKPHTPLIKFPDRKSSPRPKIQESLQATVPSLHASKAQESVGGRSPAFQNTSPVSRVQGTPDTSELARTLPQKYRRKLMSDEEIEYIQRGGPE; encoded by the exons ATGGGCAGTAAGATGGCGGCCGCCACCAGGGTCGTTCAG GTAGTCAAGCCGCATACTCCGTTAATTAAGTTCCCGGACAGAAAAAGTAGTCCCAGGCCTAAAA TACAGGAATCTCTACAAGCAACTGTGCCATCTCTCCATGCTTCAAAAGCACAGGAGTCTGTAGGAGGCAGATCACCGgcatttcaaaatacttcacCTGTTAGTAGAGTACAAGGTACACCAGACACTTCTGAATTAGCAAGAACCTTACCtcagaaatacagaaggaaaCTTATGTCAGATGAAGAGATTGAATATATTCAA CGTGGAGGTCCAGAATAA